One Corvus moneduloides isolate bCorMon1 chromosome 24, bCorMon1.pri, whole genome shotgun sequence DNA segment encodes these proteins:
- the GUCA1A gene encoding guanylyl cyclase-activating protein 1, whose protein sequence is MGNMDGKTVEELSTTECHQWYKKFMTECPSGQLTLYEFKQFFGLKNLSPAANKYVEQMFETFDFNKDGYIDFMEYVAALSLVLKGKVDQKLRWYFKLYDVDGNGCIDRAELLNIIKAIRSINRCNETMTAEEFTDMVFNKIDINGDGELSLEEFMEGVQKDEMLLDILTRSLDLTHIVRMIQNDGKNPHEGEQDAQAAQ, encoded by the exons ATGGGGAACATGGACGGGAAAACCGTGGAGGAGCTGAGCACCACCGAGTGCCACCAGTGGTACAAGAAGTTCATGACGGAGTGTCCTTCTGGCCAGCTCACCCTCTACGAGTTCAAACAGTTTTTTGGCTTGAAAAACCTGAGTCCAGCAGCGAACAAATACGTTGAGCAAATGTTTGAGACATTTGACTTTAATAAG GATGGCTACATAGATTTTATGGAATATGTGGCAGCTCTGAGCCTGGTGCTGAAGGGGAAGGTGGATCAGAAGCTGAGGTGGTATTTCAAGCTCTACGACGTGGACGGGAATGGCTGCATTGACCGGGCTGAGCTGCTGAACATCATCAAA GCCATTCGATCCATCAACCGCTGCAACGAGACGATGACGGCGGAGGAGTTCACAGACATGGTGTTTAACAAAATCGACATAAATGGAGATG GTGAGCTGTCCCTGGAGGAGTTCATGGAGGGCGTGCAGAAGGATGAGATGCTTCTGGACATCCTCACGCGCAGCCTGGACCTGACACACATCGTGCGGATGATCCAGAACGACGGCAAGAACCCGCACGAGGGGGAGCAGGATGCCCAGGCTGCCCAGTAG